ttctctaatgttttactgttcattttttattgctCATGGAGCAGGAGCTCCTGCTGCTGAATGACTCTGGAAAGATTTTATATGTTCACTCTTAAACTCCCAACAAATTGGCATTACATATTATGAAGTTTTATATTGTGTTGAAGTGATTAGAAAACaatagtaattatttttaaactggtCTTTGCTTCTTACTGCAGGTACTCCTCTGTGTTGTTTAAATATGTTGCAGATTGTCAAAGAAGCATGCCGTGAGGCAGAGGTCTACCTTGAAGCAGGCATTGTAAGTTTCTACACATCACATTAGCATAGCTGAAATTTTCCCTTCTAAATGAGAGAGGAACTCATAAATATCTCATCCAGGACGGTTTGATCATTGAAAACATGCACGATGTCCCCTACTCATTCAACGTGGGCCCTGAAGTGTGCGCCTGTATGACTGCGGTCTGCTCTGCTGTCAGACATGTCTGCCCCACTCTGCCCCTTGGAGTCCAGATCCTATCTTCTGCTAACCAGCAAGCATTAGCTGTAGCTTTGGCTTCAGGTTCAGCTTTTCATCTGCTAATCAGAATATTTCACAGTTCATGCTGGGTGTTCTTACTCTTGAGTTCACAacggcatgttttttttgttcattgtttttgtgaatgtttttcagGTCTGGATTTCATCAGAGCAGaaggttttgtcttttctcatgTGGCGGATGAGGGTCTTCTGAATGCCTGTGCCGGGGACCTTTTGAGATATCGCAAGCAGATTGGAGCTGATGGGGTTCAGATCTTCACCGACATCAAGAAGAAACACAGGTGAAGTTACCATCTGTTCAGTTAAATCCCGGAGCTGTCGCCCCCAAAACGTTCACATGTTAGTCAGCGGGCCCATAAGGACACAggtaaagctgcagtatgtaagttctataaacaatatgttttttatatatttgttgtaATGTCAGTACATCATGACAgtataacatgagacagataatctgtgaaaaaatcaagATCCTCTGCTTTCTTCCTGTGCTCCTATtacttgctttttaaaattcactgctcggggtcagaaacaaccaatgagagccagaaggagggttTTAACACTGTTAGTCAGCCTCCTGTATAAGCTGCTCACACCCCATTTTCTCGTCTATGCTACACCTGCTTCAGCGCAGGCgttcaggctagttagcatggccagcGATGACAgtagataaacagttttcctggaatgATAAGTAATTTCTCCATTATTAGTACATTGAGCAACACATACATGAGGGTGGCTGACAGCACAAGCCcccctcctgtctctgattggttgtttctgacccaGAGCTGTGCATTTTTGAAGATGACAGTAGGAGAATAGGGAATACATGAGATCAAAACATAGTGATcgttttaacaaacatgtaaaaatttttttttttaaaagaacaaataaaacctCATTACTTATAAATTACTTACAAATACATAAGGAAACTGGTTTCATTGTAAGTAGGTTTCTAAAAGATATACACCCCttcaaaatgcttcaaaatgtgaaacaattgTATTCACCGCCCCCTCTTAATTAGATACCCTTCAGTTAAATCCAGTGCAATCTGCTGCCTTAAGAAGTCACCCAATTAGTTAATAGTGTTggctttttactttaaaataaatgctggCCTTAATGACACACAAGAGGCAGGTCAATGCTTCCATCTCACTCTATGTGAAAGACAATAACAACATGCCACTAAGCAtcctgggaaatagttcccactcctaccttttccttctttcagttttttttaaagtgcttacTCAAAAACCTGCATTTACTCAACTCTTGAAGAtgtaacaaaatgaataaaaacttcaCACAACTGAAGTTAATCAGTTAGTCAGAagtaaaaacatacatttaagttcaaaatctaaaaattgttACTTAGCAGAAGCATTTGGTATAAACAACTAAATGTGTCTCAAATGTTTGAGACAGGCTTATTTTAATTGAGTGTGTTAGAATAAGCATGACCAGTCAAGTTCTATCCactgatcatttttaatgaaatacagTTTACAGTGTATACTTTACCTACATTAAAACAGCTTGAGTTGGTGTCAGTACAATAATTACGAATCCTAATATCTCATGAGTTATCTAGTTAAGTGGGTCAGAAGTGAGTCATGTTGTTTGTTGCTCAGCTTGCTGCCTGTTTGTCTGCAGCTCTCATGCTCTGACAGCTGATGTGACTATAAAGGAGACGGCCCGAGCTGCCGAGTTCTTCCTCTCAGATGGAGTCATCATCACTGGGGCAGCGACCGGAGATCAGGCTGACCCATGTGAGCTCACAGGTACTGGTGCACTTTGTTCAGCTGGAAGCTTCTGCAATGTGAAGACAGTATGGA
This genomic interval from Gambusia affinis linkage group LG02, SWU_Gaff_1.0, whole genome shotgun sequence contains the following:
- the zgc:162297 gene encoding uncharacterized protein F13E9.13, mitochondrial isoform X3, which translates into the protein MLQIVKEACREAEVYLEAGIDGLIIENMHDVPYSFNVGPEVCACMTAVCSAVRHVCPTLPLGVQILSSANQQALAVALASGLDFIRAEGFVFSHVADEGLLNACAGDLLRYRKQIGADGVQIFTDIKKKHSSHALTADVTIKETARAAEFFLSDGVIITGAATGDQADPCELTDVFQSVKIPVLIGSGVTYDNVDNFLDASGMIIGSHFKLGGHWTNAIDPDRVKRFMAKIHHLRQPQS
- the zgc:162297 gene encoding uncharacterized protein F13E9.13, mitochondrial isoform X1; this encodes MKFQSLFGSLKSVVIGMIHVKALPGTPLCCLNMLQIVKEACREAEVYLEAGIDGLIIENMHDVPYSFNVGPEVCACMTAVCSAVRHVCPTLPLGVQILSSANQQALAVALASGLDFIRAEGFVFSHVADEGLLNACAGDLLRYRKQIGADGVQIFTDIKKKHSSHALTADVTIKETARAAEFFLSDGVIITGAATGDQADPCELTDVFQSVKIPVLIGSGVTYDNVDNFLDASGMIIGSHFKLGGHWTNAIDPDRVKRFMAKIHHLRQPQS
- the zgc:162297 gene encoding uncharacterized protein F13E9.13, mitochondrial isoform X2, producing the protein MLKPCQIVKEACREAEVYLEAGIDGLIIENMHDVPYSFNVGPEVCACMTAVCSAVRHVCPTLPLGVQILSSANQQALAVALASGLDFIRAEGFVFSHVADEGLLNACAGDLLRYRKQIGADGVQIFTDIKKKHSSHALTADVTIKETARAAEFFLSDGVIITGAATGDQADPCELTDVFQSVKIPVLIGSGVTYDNVDNFLDASGMIIGSHFKLGGHWTNAIDPDRVKRFMAKIHHLRQPQS